The sequence AATGCGCTGGCAGGTTCACCTCTAACGCAGGATGAGCTAGTGAAGTTGGCGATCGCCATTGAGGGACATCCCGACAACGTGGTGCCTGCATTGCAGGGGGGATGTCGTCTGGCAGCAACTGATGCAGCAGGGGATTGGACGATCTGTGATGTTAACTGGCATCCTGATGTCGTACCTGTGGTTGCCATTCCCGATTTTGAAGTCTCCACTGAAGAAGCTCGTCGCATTTTGCCCAAGGAATACAGCCGCGCCGATGCCATCTTTAATATGGCGCACCTGGGTTTATTGCTGCGGGGACTCGAAACTGGACGAGAAGATTGGATTCGATCAGCCCTGCAAGACCGGATTCATCAACCCTATCGCCAGTCGTTGATCACAGGTTTTGAGGCTGTGCAGTCTGCGGCGATCGCTGCTGGAGCCTATGGCTTGGTCATCAGTGGAGCCGGGCCTACCCTGCTCGCTCTGACCAATCCTGCAAATGCATCAACCGTGGCGATCGCTCTGTCCACCGCCTGGAATCAACAGGGCATCTCAGTGCAAACCAAAATTCTACAAGTCGATCCGCAAGGGGCAGTTGTGGTGTAGGCACGCGATTAATCGCGTGCCTACACCACAACCTTAAAACTGTCTTGTCCAATCGCTAAACCAGCGTTCGACGACAACCTTCGTTTGAGTGAAGAACTCCACCGCGTGTGCGCCTTGTCCGTGGAGATCGCCAAAGAAGCTGTCTTTCCAACCACTAAAGGGAAAGAATGCCATCGGAGCGGCAACGCCAATATTGATGCCAATGTTGCCTGCCTCTGCTTCATAGCGAAACTTGCGGGCTGCCGCCCCACTGCTGGTAAACAGGCATGCCATGTTGCCCCACACCCCTCGATTCACCAGGGCGATCGCCTCATCAATCGTGTTGACATGCATCAACCCCAACACAGGACCAAAGACCTCAGTACGGGCAATCTCACTGTCAGGGGCAACATCTTGTAGT is a genomic window of Oscillatoria sp. FACHB-1407 containing:
- the thrB gene encoding homoserine kinase — translated: MVNTVTITVPGTTSNVGPGFDCLGAALTLRNDFKFTPLQGEPECQIAVLGMEPGVIPGGRSQSIKLDSSNLVYQSFLKCYEYLEQSPPGVQIDMQVRVPFSRGLGSSATAIVGGLVGANALAGSPLTQDELVKLAIAIEGHPDNVVPALQGGCRLAATDAAGDWTICDVNWHPDVVPVVAIPDFEVSTEEARRILPKEYSRADAIFNMAHLGLLLRGLETGREDWIRSALQDRIHQPYRQSLITGFEAVQSAAIAAGAYGLVISGAGPTLLALTNPANASTVAIALSTAWNQQGISVQTKILQVDPQGAVVV